A DNA window from Gemmatimonadaceae bacterium contains the following coding sequences:
- the rpsR gene encoding 30S ribosomal protein S18: protein MRRQRKTCPMDELRIRHVDYKDERFLSRFVTDNGKILPSRLSGTCARHQRQLASAIKKARYLALLPYTRGQSQ, encoded by the coding sequence GCCCCATGGACGAGTTGCGCATCCGCCATGTGGACTACAAGGACGAGCGCTTCCTGTCGCGCTTCGTCACCGACAACGGCAAGATCCTTCCGAGCCGCCTGAGCGGCACGTGCGCGCGTCACCAGCGTCAGCTGGCGAGCGCCATCAAGAAGGCGCGCTACCTGGCGCTCCTGCCGTACACGCGCGGACAGTCGCAGTAA